In a single window of the Cucumis melo cultivar AY chromosome 11, USDA_Cmelo_AY_1.0, whole genome shotgun sequence genome:
- the LOC103497755 gene encoding uncharacterized protein LOC103497755 has product MANLIGDDMDEISRYVSDVPPAHYTVKIESFSLLTKNSVDRFESGEFEAGGYKWKLVLHPLGDKSKSGNDHISLYLAIAGTDSLQPSWEVFVVYRLFLLDQNKDNYLTVEDGKWKPRRFRGMKKEWGFDKYISLKEFNESSNGYLVDDVCVFGAEVFVCKETFKGGKGECLSMIKSPVTYKHVWKIDNFSKLDAESYESKIFNAGDKKWKIRVYPKGRGSGEGSHLSLFLALADSAALHPATKIYAEVTLRLQDQLYSKHHSGKVSYWFSASNPEVGGPRFMLLNNFIQPNTGFLVKDAFIVEAEVNVIGVANAFS; this is encoded by the exons atgGCCAATCTCATTGGTGACGATATGGACG AGATCTCAAGATATGTTTCCGATGTCCCCCCTGCTCATTACACAGTCAAGATAGAGTCCTTTTCACTGTTAACAAAAAACTCGGTGGATCGGTTTGAATCCGGGGAGTTCGAGGCAGGTGGCTACAAATG GAAATTGGTACTCCATCCACTTGGTGACAAAAGCAAGAGTGGGAATGACCACATCTCTCTCTATTTGGCAATTGCGGGGACCGATTCCCTCCAACCGAGTTGGGAAGTGTTCGTTGTTTACCGACTCTTTTTGCTCGATCAGAACAAGGATAACTACCTCACAGTTGAAG ATGGCAAATGGAAGCCGAGGCGGTTTCGAGGAATGAAGAAAGAATGGGGTTTCGATAAATACATTAGCCTAAAAGAATTCAACGAGTCCTCCAACGGGTATCTGGTGGATGATGTGTGTGTGTTTGGAGCTGAGGTCTTTGTCTGCAAAGAAACTTTCAAAGGAGGCAAGGGGGAGTGTTTATCAATGATAAAGAGTCCCGTCACTTACAAGCATGTTTGGAAAATTGATAACTTCTCCAAGTTAGATGCTGAGAGCTATGAGTCCAAAATCTTCAATGCAGGGGATAAAAAATG GAAAATTCGAGTGTATCCAAAGGGCCGTGGCAGTGGAGAAGGCAGCCATCTTTCCCTATTTCTGGCACTGGCAGATTCCGCTGCACTGCATCCCGCAACCAAAATATATGCAGAGGTAACGTTGCGCCTGCAAGATCAGTTGTACTCAAAGCATCATTCTGGAAAAG TTTCATATTGGTTTAGTGCGTCAAACCCAGAAGTTGGAGGGCCAAGATTCATGCTCTTAAACAATTTCATACAACCTAACACGGGTTTTCTGGTGAAGGACGCTTTCATTGTTGAGGCAGAGGTCAACGTCATTGGAGTGGCCAATGCATTCTCTTGA
- the LOC103497754 gene encoding pentatricopeptide repeat-containing protein At3g06430, chloroplastic: MASFSFSSSLLPSSVSFDHVSTFLFPIFVSSSSSSSSSSSHPNSRIVRCAFAAPTRKSPVPSTSSSPAKKRHWKQGEFPGITETPTRRKTPLKNVKKKLDRKNNAKAWANTVTEALSDHISNKRWLEALEVFEMLREQPFYEPKEGTYMKLLVLLGRSGQPHRARLLFDTMLQERCEPTSELYTALLAAYCRNNLIDDAFSTLNLMKTLPGCQPDVYTYSILIKACVDASRFEIVESLYEEMAQRLITPNTVTQNIVLSGYGKIGKYDQMEKVLIGMLESTTCRPDVWTMNIILSVFGNKGQIEMMERWYEKFRNFGIEPETRTFNILIGAYGKKRMYDKMSSVMEYMRKLQFPWTTSTYNNVIEAFADVGDAKNMEYTFEQMRAEGMRADTKTFCCLINGYANAGLFHKVISSVKLAGKLEIPENTSFYNAVISACAKAEDLMEMDRVFKRMKDKHCQPDSKTYNIMMEAYGKEGMNDRVHYLELEKKEVIDYASNNE, from the exons ATGGCTTCTTTCTCCTTCTCCTCCTCGCTCCTTCCTTCTTCAGTCTCTTTCGATCATGTCTCCACTTTCCTTTTCCCCAtctttgtttcttcttcttcttcttcttcttcttcttcttcacaccCCAATTCTCGCATTGTTCGCTGTGCATTTGCAGCTCCCACTAGAAAGTCCCCTGTTCCATCTACTTCTTCCTCACCTGCTAAGAAGAGGCACTGGAAGCAAGGGGAATTTCCAGGAATTACAGAGACACCCACCCGCAGGAAGACCCCTCTCAAGAATGTCAAAAAGAAACTAGACCGGAAGAATAATGCCAAGGCTTGGGCCAACACCGTCACTGAAGCCTTGTCTGACCATATCTCGAACAAACGGTGGCTTGAAGCTCTTGAG GTGTTTGAAATGCTCCGGGAACAACCATTTTATGAACCAAAAGAAGGAACTTACATGAAGCTGCTTGTTCTACTTGGAAGGTCTGGCCAACCACACCGCGCACGTCTGCTTTTTGATACAATGCTTCAAGAAAGATGTGAACCTACCTCTGAACTTTACACTGCTTTGCTTGCTGCATATTGTCGGAACAATCTCATTGATGATGCATTTTCCACTCTCAATCTCATGAAGACCCTCCCTGGCTGCCAACCTGATGTCTACACTTATAGTATCTTAATCAAGGCTTGTGTCGATGCTTCTCGCTTTGAAATAGTCGAATCATTGTATGAGGAAATGGCCCAACGACTGATAACTCCAAATACAGTGACCCAGAACATAGTATTAAGTGGATATGGCAAGATAGGGAAGTATGACCAAATGGAGAAAGTTTTAATAGGAATGCTAGAGAGCACAACTTGTAGACCGGATGTGTGGACAATGAATATAATTCTAAGTGTGTTTGGTAATAAGGGACAGATTGAAATGATGGAAAGATGGTATGAGAAGTTTCGTAACTTTGGTATTGAGCCAGAAACACGTACatttaatattttgattggtGCTTATGGGAAGAAGAGGATGTATGATAAAATGTCTTCTGTGATGGAGTATATGCGCAAATTGCAGTTTCCTTGGACGACATCAACATACAACAACGTGATTGAAGCTTTCGCCGATGTGGGAGATGCAAAGAACATGGAGTACACATTTGAGCAGATGCGTGCTGAGGGCATGAGAGCAGACACCAAGACATTCTGTTGCCTTATAAATGGATATGCTAATGCAGGTCTCTTCCATAAGGTAATTAGTTCAGTTAAGTTGGCAGGAAAACTCGAGATTCCAGAGAATACATCATTTTATAATGCAGTTATATCTGCATGTGCTAAGGCTGAGGATCTGATGGAAATGGATAGAGTATTTAAGAGAATGAAAGATAAACATTGTCAGCCAGATAGCAAAACATATAATATTATGATGGAAGCATATGGAAAAGAAGGCATGAATGATAGAGTTCATTACTTGGAACTGGAAAAGAAAGAGGTGATTGATTATGCTTCTAACAATGAGTGA
- the LOC103497753 gene encoding probable receptor-like protein kinase At2g42960, translated as MAPDLNTTLSKKTFVFGMKVWVFTGILVGVFIVIVLVVLSICVVTSRRKSRRVSGMLPLNRISIASKEIKEIGVDHVSAIQHGSIPHDGFDTESEKVLLYSNKAYNYSISSSVDNTEIYAIGSGEGSKEASVLHRPSDSIPPDPSPLAGLPEFSQLGWGHWFTLRDLELATMQFANDNIIGEGGYGVVYRGHLINGTPVAVKKLLNVGQAEREFKVEVEAFGHVRHKNLVRLLGYCIEGTHRMLVYEYVDNGNLEQWLHGALCHHGYLTWEARIRILLGTAKALAYLHEAIEPKIVHRDIKASNILIDDEFNAKLSDFGLAKLLGSGKSHITTRVMGTFGYVAPEYAKSGLLNEKSDVYSFGVVLLEAITGRDPVDYGRPTHEVNLVDWLKMMVGSKRSEEVVDPNIERKPSISELKRVLLTALRCVDPDADKRPKMSQVSRMLESEEYPIRRQDRRPRKGHATATKKEAEKQERGPRRHR; from the exons atggCACCTGATCTAAACACAACACTTTCCAAGAAGACGTTTGTTTTTGGTATGAAGGTATGGGTGTTTACTGGAATCTTGGTGGGGGTGTTTATTGTAATAGTCCTTGTGGTTCTATCAATATGTGTGGTTACTTCACGAAGAAAATCTAGAAGGGTAAGTGGGATGCTTCCTCTCAACCGTATTTCCATTGCGTCAAAGGAAATCAAGGAGATTGGAGTGGATCATGTTTCAGCAATCCAGCACGGCTCCATCCCCCACGATGGATTCGACACGGAATCGGAAAAAGTTCTTTTGTATTCGAACAAGGCATATAATTACAGCATATCAAGCTCAGTTGATAACACAGAGATATACGCTATTGGCTCTGGAGAAGGAAGCAAGGAAGCAAGTGTTTTGCATAGACCTTCAGATTCAATACCACCGGATCCTTCGCCACTCGCCGGTCTGCCAGAATTCTCACAACTGGGATGGGGTCACTGGTTCACCTTAAGAGACCTGGAACTTGCAACAATGCAGTTTGCAAATGATAATATAATTGGGGAGGGAGGATATGGAGTTGTTTATCGAGGTCATCTAATCAATGGGACACCTGTGGCTGTCAAAAAACTTTTAAATGT AGGACAAGCGGAAAGGGAATTCAAGGTGGAAGTAGAAGCGTTTGGGCATGTGCGACACAAGAACTTAGTTCGGCTGCTGGGATACTGCATTGAAGGAACACATAG GATGCTAGTATATGAGTATGTAGATAATGGAAATCTAGAGCAGTGGCTTCATGGAGCTCTATGTCATCATGGATATCTCACTTGGGAAGCAAGAATCAGAATTCTCCTTGGGACTGCTAAGGC ATTGGCATATTTGCATGAGGCAATCGAGCCAAAAATCGTGCATCGAGATATCAAGGCGAGCAACATATTGATTGATGATGAGTTTAATGCAAAGCTATCAGACTTTGGGCTAGCTAAATTACTCGGTTCTGGGAAGAGTCACATTACCACCAGAGTTATGGGTACGTTTGG ATATGTGGCACCAGAATATGCCAAATCTGGACTTCTAAATGAGAAGAGTGATGTTTATAGTTTTGGAGTGGTCCTTTTGGAAGCAATTACTGGAAGAGACCCCGTCGATTATGGTCGCCCAACACACGAG GTAAATTTGGTGGATTGGCTAAAGATGATGGTGGGAAGCAAACGGTCAGAAGAGGTGGTAGATCCAAATATAGAGAGAAAACCATCAATTAGTGAACTGAAGCGAGTTCTTTTGACTGCTTTGAGGTGTGTGGATCCAGATGCTGATAAGAGGCCTAAGATGAGCCAAGTTTCTCGCATGCTTGAGTCTGAAGAATATCCAATTCGTCGACAG GACCGAAGACCCAGAAAGGGCCATGCTACTGCGACCAAAAAGGAAGCTGAGAAACAGGAGAGAGGACCAAGACGACACAGATAA
- the LOC103497752 gene encoding novel plant SNARE 13 has product MASALQMTPQLEQIHGEIRDNFRALSNGFQRLDKIKDSNRQSKQLEELTGKMRECKRLIKDFDREIKDEESKNPPEVNKQLNDEKQSMIKELNSFVALRKTYMNSLGNKRVELFDEGGVSEPTADDNVRMASSMTNQELIDAGKKTMDETDQAIQRTQKVVEQTIEVGTQTAAQLKGQTDQMGRIVNELDTINFSIKKASQLVKEIGRQVATDKCIMLFLFLIVCGVIAIIVVKIVNPNNKSIRDIPGLAPPVPARRLLYLRTTEHFK; this is encoded by the exons ATGGCCAGCGCCTTGCAGATGACTCCTCAGTTAGAGCAGATCCATGGTGAAATTCGTGATAATTTTCGGGCTCTTTC AAATGGGTTCCAAAGACTGGATAAGATCAAAGATTCCAATAGACAAAGTAAGCAGTTGGAGGAGCTCACAGGAAAGATGAGAGAATGTAAAAG ATTAATAAAAGATTTTGACCGTGAAATCAAGGACGAAGAGAGTAAAAATCCGCCAGAAGTGAATAAGCAGCTTAACGATGAGAAGCAATCAATG ATCAAAGAGCTGAATTCATTTGTTGCATTAAGGAAAAC GTACATGAATAGTCTCGGTAATAAAAGGGTTGAGCTATTTGATGAGGGAGGTGTAAGTGAACCTACAGCGGATGATAATGTTCGGATGGCCTCAT CAATGACAAATCAAGAACTTATTGATGCTGGTAAGAAGACAATGGATGAGACCGATCAGGCTATTCAACGCACTCAAAAG GTGGTTGAACAAACTATTGAAGTGGGAACTCAAACTGCTGCTCAATTAAAAGGCCAA ACTGACCAAATGGGTCGTATAGTAAACGAGCTTGACACAATCAATTTTTCAATTAAGAAGGCTTCCCAACTTGTGAAAGAAATTGGCAGACAG GTTGCTACAGATAAATGCATCATGCTGTTTCTGTTTCTAATTGTGTGTGGAGTGATAGCCATTATCGTAGTTAAG ATCGTGAACCCCAACAACAAAAGCATCAGGGATATTCCAGGATTGGCACCTCCAGTTCCTGCAAGGAGGCTTTTGTATCTGAGGACAACCGAACATTTCAAGTAA